Proteins encoded by one window of Chryseobacterium foetidum:
- a CDS encoding GlmU family protein: MQLVFSDAQYWEDFLPLTFTRPVAEMRCGILTFSERWQKILDSKEISWFTEMYLQQKFREPEKKESLFLVPNFLPTENVIQQIKDLKQGEALVYEDELVAAKINMDGFSLNQIEKMTDIKEELVFFKKPTDLFTYNKEAIDFDFELLTKGKTSQELSSTNGFLGNKEDLFIEEGAEVEFSTINTKTGKIYIGKNAEVMEGCNLRGPIALCEGSKFNLGAKIYGATTVGPHSKVGGEVSNIIIFGYSNKGHDGFVGNSVIGEWCNLGADTNSSNLKNNYGNVKLWNYRTKDFQDTGLQFAGVIMGDHSKTAINTQLNTGTVIGVASNIFKEGFPPNLIENFSWGGFKDDERFKLDKAYEVAEKVMARRKLPLTDHDKAIFKHIFNEY, from the coding sequence ATGCAACTCGTATTCTCCGATGCACAATATTGGGAAGATTTTCTTCCGCTTACTTTTACCCGTCCTGTCGCAGAAATGCGCTGTGGAATTCTAACATTTTCCGAAAGATGGCAGAAAATTTTAGACTCAAAAGAAATTTCATGGTTTACAGAAATGTATCTTCAGCAGAAATTCAGAGAGCCGGAGAAGAAGGAAAGTCTTTTTTTGGTTCCTAATTTTTTACCGACAGAAAATGTAATTCAGCAAATTAAAGATTTAAAGCAAGGTGAAGCTTTGGTGTATGAAGACGAATTGGTCGCTGCAAAAATCAATATGGATGGTTTTTCTTTAAATCAAATCGAGAAAATGACTGATATTAAAGAAGAACTCGTTTTCTTTAAAAAACCGACCGACCTTTTTACTTATAACAAAGAAGCCATCGATTTCGATTTTGAATTATTGACGAAGGGAAAAACATCGCAGGAATTATCTTCCACCAATGGGTTTTTAGGAAATAAAGAAGATTTATTTATCGAAGAAGGTGCAGAGGTCGAATTTTCAACCATCAATACCAAAACCGGAAAAATTTATATCGGGAAAAATGCCGAGGTAATGGAAGGCTGTAATCTTCGTGGTCCGATTGCACTTTGCGAAGGATCGAAATTTAATTTGGGAGCAAAAATTTATGGCGCTACAACGGTTGGTCCACATTCTAAGGTTGGGGGTGAAGTGAGTAACATTATTATTTTTGGATATTCCAACAAGGGGCACGACGGTTTTGTCGGAAATTCGGTGATTGGAGAGTGGTGTAATCTGGGTGCAGATACCAATTCTTCCAACTTAAAAAACAATTACGGAAACGTGAAATTGTGGAATTACAGAACCAAAGATTTTCAGGATACAGGATTGCAGTTTGCCGGTGTAATTATGGGAGATCATTCTAAAACAGCGATCAACACACAACTCAACACTGGAACCGTAATTGGTGTAGCTTCCAATATTTTTAAAGAAGGTTTCCCTCCAAATTTAATCGAAAACTTTTCGTGGGGTGGCTTTAAAGATGATGAACGTTTTAAATTAGACAAAGCCTATGAAGTCGCCGAAAAAGTGATGGCAAGAAGAAAATTACCTTTAACAGATCACGATAAAGCGATATTTAAGCATATTTTTAATGAATATTAA
- a CDS encoding DUF4252 domain-containing protein, whose protein sequence is MKNIVLLIILFLGSFTTCTAQNEKIDQLFNDMQKKGVTSIEIKKPMFALLNSIDISDDYLGRIKPVIRDVDGLKLLVFSKITFPDHLKSENKGQIKMNEEKSERVSKLLSDLNLNELMSLKSDDVSMKFLAENAKNGIIENLIFNVDSKDEIVIFMLNGKMKMDDVNRIINSDEIQSSNPKKDSSGRVPLKISTMDEPRNVGNFSGIDVSNGIVVNFTQENSSSVRVFADIDKFYKVITKVENGILRIYLKIEKNETLNFRTLHVSVSAPVLEQIKASSGAVFNSVNTVNQEKMMFEITSGSVVNGNFNIDDRAVVDINSGAVINSQMNVNDLSIKSTSGSALNLNGNANLGTIDINSGAVCNAKDFKFKTLKVKATSGAVISSHVIGELSAKATSGGSIRYKGNPKIESGVNEILGGSLKQIN, encoded by the coding sequence ATGAAAAATATAGTTTTACTCATCATACTTTTTTTGGGCAGCTTTACAACATGTACCGCCCAGAATGAGAAAATTGACCAGCTCTTCAATGATATGCAGAAAAAGGGAGTGACCTCAATTGAAATTAAAAAGCCAATGTTTGCTCTGCTCAACAGCATCGATATAAGTGATGATTATTTAGGGAGAATAAAACCCGTAATTCGTGACGTGGATGGCTTAAAGCTTCTGGTTTTTTCTAAAATTACTTTTCCGGATCATTTAAAATCTGAAAATAAAGGTCAAATAAAAATGAATGAAGAGAAAAGTGAAAGGGTGTCAAAACTTCTTTCTGATCTTAATCTTAACGAATTGATGTCATTAAAAAGTGACGATGTATCAATGAAATTCCTTGCAGAAAACGCAAAAAACGGCATTATTGAAAACCTGATCTTCAATGTGGATTCAAAAGATGAAATCGTAATTTTTATGCTGAACGGAAAGATGAAGATGGATGATGTGAACAGAATCATTAATTCAGACGAAATTCAATCTTCAAATCCTAAAAAAGATTCGAGCGGGAGAGTTCCTCTGAAAATAAGCACAATGGATGAACCTAGAAATGTGGGTAACTTTTCTGGAATTGATGTGAGCAACGGGATTGTGGTGAATTTCACCCAGGAAAATTCCTCTTCAGTAAGAGTTTTTGCTGATATCGATAAATTTTACAAAGTCATTACAAAAGTTGAGAATGGAATTTTAAGAATTTACCTTAAAATTGAGAAGAACGAAACGCTGAATTTTAGAACTTTACACGTAAGTGTTTCTGCACCGGTTCTTGAGCAGATAAAGGCTTCCTCCGGAGCAGTTTTTAATTCTGTAAATACAGTTAATCAGGAAAAAATGATGTTTGAAATCACTTCGGGTTCAGTAGTGAACGGGAATTTTAATATTGATGATCGTGCAGTTGTAGATATCAATTCCGGTGCGGTGATTAATTCTCAGATGAATGTTAATGATCTTTCAATAAAATCTACCAGTGGTTCTGCGCTCAACCTTAATGGAAATGCAAACCTGGGAACGATTGATATAAACAGCGGAGCAGTTTGTAATGCTAAAGATTTTAAATTTAAAACCCTCAAGGTAAAAGCAACTTCCGGAGCAGTAATATCAAGCCATGTAATCGGTGAGCTTTCTGCTAAAGCAACTTCCGGCGGTTCAATCCGATACAAAGGAAATCCGAAAATTGAATCGGGTGTAAATGAAATTTTAGGGGGAAGCCTGAAACAAATTAACTGA
- a CDS encoding RNA polymerase sigma factor: MTHETFKNTVFILRDEMFRFAKRFVMSSDEAEDVVQDLMIKFWQKKEELAQFGNFKSYALKSVKNECLNRLKHHDVKTGFADLQLHRSELYSMDVNNMKEQIVGFINQLPEKQKMVIHLKDVEEYDVSEISEMLGMEENAVRVNLMRARQKVKEQISQLMSYEQRQISR; encoded by the coding sequence ATGACTCATGAAACTTTTAAGAATACGGTATTTATTCTCAGAGATGAGATGTTCCGTTTTGCGAAAAGGTTTGTGATGAGCAGTGATGAAGCCGAAGATGTTGTACAGGATTTGATGATAAAATTCTGGCAGAAAAAAGAAGAGCTTGCACAGTTCGGAAATTTTAAATCCTATGCTTTAAAATCGGTTAAAAATGAATGTTTGAATAGATTAAAACATCACGATGTCAAGACAGGATTTGCAGATCTGCAGCTTCACCGCTCGGAATTGTACAGCATGGATGTGAATAATATGAAGGAGCAAATCGTCGGTTTTATCAATCAGCTTCCTGAAAAACAGAAAATGGTCATTCATTTGAAAGACGTGGAAGAGTATGATGTGTCTGAAATTTCTGAAATGTTGGGAATGGAAGAAAACGCAGTAAGAGTAAATCTGATGCGGGCAAGACAAAAAGTAAAAGAACAAATCTCACAATTGATGAGCTATGAGCAACGACAAATTTCAAGATAA
- a CDS encoding DUF4252 domain-containing protein has translation MKTFKNLFVICCTLFLLQSCIVSSKPNIAFFSNADYDYEDAQFASVNVPLFLAKPFIKQTLKNDGESEAVIAMVKKVSKIKMMTVANGSEKLMKDYASYLKNENYEDWATIKHEGENVNIKVKQKGETINNMLITVNSKKDLVFLDVRGSFTADDISNMINIATDK, from the coding sequence ATGAAAACATTTAAAAACCTGTTTGTAATTTGCTGTACTTTATTTTTACTGCAATCGTGTATCGTTTCAAGCAAACCTAATATTGCTTTTTTCTCAAATGCAGATTATGATTATGAAGATGCACAGTTTGCAAGTGTTAATGTTCCGTTATTTTTGGCAAAGCCTTTTATTAAACAGACTTTGAAAAATGATGGTGAAAGTGAGGCTGTAATTGCTATGGTGAAGAAAGTTTCGAAAATAAAAATGATGACGGTAGCCAATGGAAGCGAAAAATTGATGAAAGATTACGCCAGTTATCTCAAGAATGAAAATTATGAAGACTGGGCAACAATAAAACATGAAGGTGAGAATGTAAATATCAAAGTAAAACAGAAAGGCGAGACTATAAATAATATGCTGATTACAGTAAATTCTAAAAAAGATTTAGTGTTTTTGGACGTTAGAGGCAGTTTTACGGCAGATGATATTTCTAATATGATTAATATCGCAACAGACAAATAA
- a CDS encoding 3-phosphoshikimate 1-carboxyvinyltransferase — MILKKSSLKNSKTIQISGSKSISNRLLILESLFKNIEISNLSNSQDTQLLQKALSENSETVDIHHAGTAMRFLTSYYSIQEGKTTVLTGSGRMKERPIKNLVTALQNLGAEIEYLENEGFPPLKIKGRKITQKSVDVPANISSQFITSLLLIAGKLKNGLEINLVGEVTSRSYIEMTLNILTHFGIKNKFEGNTIKVESLINHQPSIISYEVESDWSSASYFYSFAAIGRQTIYLKSFFKNSTQGDAAISKIYEDFFGIKTIYTEEKHQLTLKPIEHFKFPEKIVLDMNNCPDIAQTLCVTAAALKIPFEISGLGTLKVKETDRLSALNIELKKLGCETEIGDSTIKSINFAEPEENISIKTYQDHRMAMSFAPFCLIKELNIEDENVVEKSYPMFWEDLSELLISK; from the coding sequence ATGATTCTAAAAAAATCTTCACTTAAAAACAGCAAAACCATACAAATCAGCGGTTCGAAAAGTATTTCGAATCGTTTGTTGATTTTGGAAAGTTTGTTTAAAAATATAGAAATCAGTAATTTATCCAATTCTCAGGACACACAATTACTTCAAAAAGCTTTATCGGAAAACTCCGAAACAGTAGACATTCATCATGCAGGAACGGCAATGCGTTTTTTAACATCGTACTATTCTATTCAGGAAGGAAAGACAACCGTACTCACGGGTTCAGGAAGGATGAAAGAGCGACCAATTAAAAATTTGGTAACGGCTTTGCAAAATCTTGGTGCCGAGATTGAATATTTAGAAAATGAAGGTTTTCCGCCTCTGAAAATTAAAGGCAGAAAAATTACACAGAAAAGCGTTGATGTTCCGGCTAATATTTCAAGTCAGTTTATCACTTCCCTTCTTTTAATTGCTGGAAAACTGAAAAATGGTCTAGAAATAAACTTGGTTGGCGAAGTTACATCACGATCTTATATCGAAATGACTCTCAATATTTTAACTCATTTCGGAATTAAAAATAAATTTGAAGGAAATACGATTAAAGTTGAATCATTAATCAATCATCAACCATCAATCATCAGTTACGAAGTAGAAAGCGACTGGAGTTCTGCATCTTATTTTTACTCATTTGCAGCGATTGGAAGACAAACTATTTATCTGAAAAGTTTTTTCAAAAATTCTACTCAGGGAGATGCCGCGATTTCAAAAATTTATGAAGATTTCTTCGGTATTAAAACCATTTACACCGAAGAAAAACACCAATTGACACTCAAACCTATTGAGCATTTTAAGTTTCCGGAAAAGATTGTTTTGGATATGAATAATTGTCCGGACATTGCGCAAACTCTTTGTGTGACAGCCGCAGCTCTGAAAATTCCGTTTGAAATTTCAGGCTTGGGAACATTAAAAGTAAAGGAAACCGACAGACTTTCAGCTTTAAATATCGAATTAAAAAAACTGGGTTGCGAAACTGAAATTGGAGATTCAACTATTAAATCAATCAACTTCGCAGAACCCGAAGAAAATATTTCCATCAAAACCTATCAGGATCACAGAATGGCAATGAGTTTTGCACCTTTTTGCCTTATTAAGGAATTGAATATTGAAGATGAAAATGTGGTAGAGAAATCGTACCCGATGTTTTGGGAGGATTTATCTGAATTGCTAATTTCAAAATGA
- a CDS encoding nucleotide pyrophosphohydrolase — translation MEITTLQTQVDEWIKTIGVRYFNELTNMAMLTEEVGEVARIIARRYGEQSEKESDKSKDLGEELADVLFVTLCLANQTGVNLQEAFDKKMKIKTDRDKDRHQNNEKLK, via the coding sequence ATGGAAATTACTACGCTTCAAACACAGGTGGACGAATGGATTAAAACCATTGGTGTCCGGTATTTTAATGAACTGACCAACATGGCAATGCTGACGGAAGAAGTGGGCGAAGTGGCAAGAATTATCGCAAGAAGATATGGCGAACAAAGCGAAAAGGAAAGCGATAAAAGCAAAGATTTAGGCGAGGAACTAGCCGATGTTTTGTTTGTAACTTTATGTTTAGCCAATCAAACCGGAGTCAATTTGCAGGAAGCTTTTGATAAAAAAATGAAGATAAAAACTGATCGCGATAAAGACCGCCATCAGAATAATGAAAAACTGAAATAG
- a CDS encoding Uma2 family endonuclease, which produces MEITSLSQLDMNATYTYADYLMWKLKERVELFKGKILKMSPAPSPVHQKISFRFSGIFYNFFKNNPCEVFSAPFDVRFPSKNGDSKSVFQPDLCVICDPKKIDDKGCVGAPDLIIEIISPGNSKKELSLKYSIYEEFGVLEYWVVHPVEKTIQIFVLENGIFIGKKPITEDEEMKSYIFADLAFPASEIFENI; this is translated from the coding sequence ATGGAAATCACAAGTCTCAGCCAGCTCGATATGAATGCAACGTACACGTATGCAGACTATCTCATGTGGAAACTCAAAGAAAGAGTTGAACTTTTCAAGGGAAAAATTTTGAAAATGAGTCCTGCCCCGTCTCCGGTTCATCAAAAAATCTCATTTAGATTTAGTGGAATTTTTTATAACTTTTTCAAAAACAATCCCTGCGAAGTCTTTTCAGCTCCATTTGATGTGAGATTTCCATCTAAAAACGGGGATTCAAAAAGTGTTTTCCAGCCGGATTTATGTGTTATTTGCGACCCAAAAAAAATTGATGATAAAGGATGTGTTGGTGCGCCAGATTTAATTATAGAAATCATTTCCCCGGGAAATTCAAAGAAAGAATTAAGCCTCAAATACAGCATCTATGAAGAATTCGGTGTTTTAGAATATTGGGTTGTGCATCCGGTTGAAAAAACGATACAGATTTTTGTTTTGGAAAATGGAATTTTTATTGGAAAAAAACCAATTACAGAAGACGAAGAAATGAAATCATACATTTTTGCAGATTTGGCGTTTCCGGCATCAGAAATTTTTGAAAATATTTAA
- a CDS encoding SDR family oxidoreductase — MSHHKTIIITGTSSGIGFVLAEYFGKKGHRVYGLSRKFTESQYFKSIPTDITDNTAVKNAIAEVLKTETKIDVLINNAGMGMVGAVEDSSKEDILKLFNLNLVGAVQMMTAVMPKMRENKFGQIINVSSIGSEMGLPFRGFYSASKSALDKVTEAMRYEVFQWNVNVCSLHLGDIKTNIAENRVNTKVTEPYKSVFDKVYALMNSHVGDGTEPLEVAEYIDQLLTKNKWKAHYYFGKFGQKIGVPLKWILPQGTYENLMKKYNKM; from the coding sequence ATGTCACACCACAAAACAATCATCATCACCGGAACATCCTCAGGAATAGGTTTCGTACTCGCAGAATATTTCGGAAAAAAGGGGCATCGTGTCTACGGATTGAGCCGGAAATTCACTGAAAGTCAATATTTTAAATCAATCCCAACTGATATTACGGATAACACAGCTGTTAAGAATGCAATTGCTGAAGTTTTAAAAACAGAAACTAAAATCGATGTTCTCATCAACAATGCCGGAATGGGAATGGTGGGTGCTGTGGAAGATTCATCAAAAGAAGATATTTTAAAATTATTTAATCTCAATCTTGTAGGAGCCGTTCAGATGATGACAGCCGTGATGCCGAAAATGCGGGAAAATAAATTCGGGCAAATCATCAATGTTTCGAGCATCGGAAGTGAAATGGGATTGCCGTTCCGCGGATTTTACTCAGCTTCAAAATCGGCTTTGGATAAAGTTACAGAAGCAATGAGATATGAAGTTTTTCAATGGAATGTAAATGTCTGTTCGCTTCATTTGGGCGATATTAAAACCAACATTGCAGAAAACCGTGTAAACACAAAGGTTACAGAACCTTACAAAAGCGTTTTTGATAAAGTGTACGCTTTGATGAATTCCCACGTCGGCGACGGAACAGAACCCTTAGAAGTTGCGGAATACATCGATCAACTTTTAACTAAAAATAAGTGGAAAGCTCATTATTATTTCGGTAAATTCGGGCAGAAAATCGGTGTTCCTTTGAAATGGATTCTTCCACAGGGAACTTATGAGAATCTGATGAAGAAATACAATAAAATGTAA
- the guaB gene encoding IMP dehydrogenase, with translation MSIHNKIVETAITFDDVLLVPAYSEVLPNQVSLKSRLTDKIRLNVPIVSAAMDTVTEADLAIALARVGGLGFIHKNMTIEEQAAQVNRVKRSENGMISDPVTLSKDHTLAEAKETMAKYKISGLPVVDAENTLIGIITNRDVKYQENLDLKVEEIMTKKNLITSDKNTNLEKAKEILLKSRVEKLPIVDDNNKLVGLITIKDIDNQLEYPNSNKDQKGRLIVGAGVGVGEDTLDRIEALVKAGVDIIGIDSAHGHSKGVLDKISEIRSKYPDLDIVGGNIVTAEAAEDLIKAGANVLKVGVGPGSICTTRVVAGVGVPQLSAIYNVYEYAQSKNVAVIADGGIKLSGDIVKAIASGAGAVMLGSLLAGTDEAPGEEILFQGRKFKTYQGMGSLSAMKRGGKERYFQSEAKKFVPEGIEGRVPHKGKLEDVIFQLTGGLRAGMGYCGAKNIEALQNDAKMVMITGSGLKESHPHDVIITSEAPNYSL, from the coding sequence ATGTCTATTCATAACAAAATTGTAGAGACAGCCATCACTTTCGATGACGTGCTTCTAGTCCCTGCTTATTCTGAAGTTTTACCTAATCAGGTTTCATTAAAATCAAGACTTACCGACAAAATTAGGCTTAATGTTCCTATCGTTTCCGCTGCAATGGATACGGTAACTGAGGCTGATTTGGCAATTGCATTGGCAAGAGTTGGAGGTTTGGGTTTCATTCATAAAAACATGACCATCGAGGAGCAGGCTGCTCAGGTCAACAGAGTAAAACGTTCCGAAAACGGAATGATTTCTGATCCTGTAACCCTTTCTAAAGATCATACTTTGGCTGAGGCTAAAGAGACAATGGCGAAATATAAAATTTCCGGACTTCCGGTAGTTGATGCGGAAAATACTTTGATCGGAATTATTACCAACAGAGATGTCAAGTATCAGGAAAACCTTGATCTGAAGGTGGAAGAGATTATGACCAAAAAAAATCTCATCACTTCTGATAAAAATACCAATCTCGAAAAAGCAAAAGAAATTCTTTTGAAAAGCCGTGTTGAAAAACTTCCGATTGTAGATGACAACAATAAATTGGTTGGTTTAATTACGATTAAAGATATAGACAATCAACTTGAGTATCCCAATTCAAATAAAGACCAGAAAGGTCGTTTGATCGTTGGTGCCGGAGTTGGAGTTGGAGAAGATACTTTAGACAGAATTGAAGCTTTGGTAAAGGCCGGAGTTGATATTATCGGTATCGATTCTGCACACGGTCATTCAAAAGGTGTTTTAGATAAAATTTCTGAAATCAGAAGCAAATATCCTGATTTGGATATCGTCGGTGGAAATATCGTTACTGCGGAAGCTGCTGAAGATTTAATAAAAGCTGGTGCAAATGTTCTGAAAGTAGGTGTGGGTCCGGGTTCTATCTGTACAACAAGAGTTGTTGCAGGAGTTGGAGTTCCTCAGTTATCTGCGATCTATAATGTATACGAATATGCTCAGTCTAAAAATGTTGCTGTAATCGCCGATGGCGGAATTAAACTTTCCGGTGACATCGTAAAAGCAATCGCAAGTGGCGCAGGAGCAGTAATGCTGGGTTCACTTCTTGCAGGAACAGATGAAGCACCAGGTGAAGAAATTCTTTTCCAGGGAAGAAAATTTAAAACGTACCAGGGAATGGGAAGTTTGTCTGCCATGAAAAGAGGTGGGAAAGAAAGATATTTTCAAAGTGAAGCCAAAAAATTCGTTCCGGAAGGTATTGAAGGAAGAGTTCCGCACAAAGGAAAATTGGAAGATGTAATTTTCCAGTTAACAGGAGGTCTTAGAGCCGGAATGGGATATTGTGGAGCCAAAAATATTGAAGCTTTGCAGAATGATGCCAAAATGGTCATGATCACAGGAAGTGGTTTGAAAGAATCTCATCCACATGATGTTATCATCACGTCTGAAGCTCCGAATTATTCTTTGTAG
- a CDS encoding type B 50S ribosomal protein L31, whose amino-acid sequence MKNGIHPENYRLVVFKDMSNDEVFLCKSTADTKDTIEYEGTEYPLIKMEISSTSHPFYTGKTKLVDTAGRVDKFMNKYKKFAK is encoded by the coding sequence ATGAAAAACGGAATTCACCCAGAAAATTATAGACTTGTTGTTTTCAAAGATATGAGTAACGACGAGGTATTTCTTTGCAAATCAACTGCAGACACTAAAGACACAATCGAGTATGAAGGAACTGAGTACCCATTGATCAAAATGGAAATCTCTTCTACTTCTCACCCTTTCTACACAGGAAAAACCAAATTGGTTGATACTGCAGGTAGAGTAGACAAGTTCATGAACAAATACAAAAAATTCGCTAAGTAA
- a CDS encoding BamA/TamA family outer membrane protein: MFCVFVQAQKKQYFLIDTEIKARKKVKDSATAVKFLDSLAQSNYFFTELKEVKVKGDSTEIFYDKGQNYNVAYVSLSDSIVKKLKTEKDFFTKNLDSTKNKINKAYIDDGFAFSRLKSTVKTKKNGYPVVELDINKNDKRTIDGFVMKGYTRVPKRFVKNLNKEFKGKTYDDKNLIAVNKQFQGHPFLSLERQPQTLFTKDSTQIYLFLEKKKTNTFDGVIGFGNDKTEKFTLNGTLNVNFKNMFNGFETINLYWQRNPDKGQNFDLQTDIPYLFNSNVGLNMKVNIFRQDSTFANVKALPAFYYHINNRQKIGFRGTFENSTILDSLYVQGKDYNKKGIGLYFDMTEPSDIDLFLYKTKINFGYDYLTTTYSRENIKSPQNQFYFFGEYNYHINGNHFLNIKAEGAMLDSKVDFTANELYRFGGWNSLRGFNENSLTADFFYYGGLEYRYLIGNQAFFDVFGQYGQLNNKSLGVKPKLYSVGLGFNFFIPIGLMSFQLSNGNEFGNPFKFNDIKIHWGILSRF, from the coding sequence TTGTTTTGCGTCTTTGTACAGGCGCAGAAGAAACAGTATTTTCTGATTGATACAGAAATCAAGGCCAGGAAAAAGGTAAAAGATTCTGCTACAGCCGTAAAATTTCTCGATTCTCTCGCTCAAAGCAACTATTTTTTCACTGAACTGAAGGAGGTTAAAGTAAAAGGCGACAGCACAGAAATTTTCTACGATAAAGGACAAAATTATAATGTAGCTTATGTTTCCCTTTCAGACTCGATTGTCAAAAAACTAAAGACGGAAAAAGATTTTTTCACAAAAAATTTAGATTCTACAAAAAATAAAATCAACAAAGCATATATTGATGACGGTTTTGCCTTCAGCCGGTTAAAATCAACTGTAAAGACCAAGAAAAATGGATATCCGGTAGTAGAACTTGATATCAATAAAAACGATAAGCGCACAATTGATGGCTTTGTAATGAAAGGCTACACGAGAGTTCCCAAGCGTTTCGTGAAAAATTTAAACAAAGAATTTAAAGGTAAAACATACGACGACAAAAACCTGATTGCCGTCAACAAACAGTTTCAGGGGCATCCCTTTCTTTCATTGGAACGGCAGCCTCAGACTTTATTTACCAAAGATTCCACTCAGATTTACCTTTTTTTAGAAAAGAAAAAAACAAATACTTTTGATGGAGTCATCGGTTTTGGTAATGACAAAACTGAGAAATTTACCCTAAACGGAACGCTGAATGTGAATTTCAAAAACATGTTTAACGGTTTTGAAACCATCAATCTCTACTGGCAGAGAAACCCGGATAAAGGACAGAATTTTGACCTTCAAACCGATATTCCTTATCTTTTTAATTCTAATGTTGGTTTGAATATGAAAGTGAATATTTTCCGTCAGGATTCCACTTTTGCCAATGTAAAAGCATTACCTGCATTTTATTATCATATTAATAATCGTCAAAAAATTGGTTTTAGGGGAACTTTTGAAAATTCAACCATTCTCGACAGCCTTTACGTCCAAGGAAAAGATTATAATAAAAAAGGAATCGGGCTTTATTTTGACATGACCGAACCCAGCGACATTGATCTTTTCCTGTACAAAACCAAAATAAATTTCGGATACGATTACCTTACAACCACGTATTCCAGAGAGAATATAAAGTCTCCACAAAATCAGTTTTACTTTTTTGGGGAGTACAATTACCACATCAACGGAAATCACTTCCTGAACATCAAAGCTGAAGGCGCAATGCTGGATTCTAAGGTAGATTTCACAGCAAATGAACTCTATCGTTTCGGTGGGTGGAACTCTTTGCGTGGTTTTAATGAAAACTCTCTCACCGCCGATTTCTTCTATTACGGAGGTTTGGAATACCGCTATCTCATCGGCAATCAGGCATTTTTTGATGTTTTCGGGCAGTATGGGCAGCTCAACAATAAATCTTTGGGTGTGAAACCTAAGCTGTACAGCGTTGGGCTTGGCTTTAATTTCTTTATTCCCATTGGTTTGATGAGTTTTCAGCTCTCAAACGGTAATGAATTTGGTAATCCATTCAAATTTAATGACATTAAAATCCACTGGGGAATTCTGAGTAGATTTTAG
- a CDS encoding Uma2 family endonuclease, protein MEITSLSQLDMNATYTYADYLMWKLKERVELFRGKILKMSPAPSPMHQKISQKINQALYQYFEKSPCELFYAPFDVRLPSKNGEIINVVQPDLCVICDRNKIDDKGCLGAPDLVVEILSPGNSKMEMNLKFSLYEEAGVSEYWVVDPSEKFILIYSLENGEYISRKPVADGEILQSIHFKDLKFSTQDLYEF, encoded by the coding sequence ATGGAAATCACAAGCCTCAGCCAACTTGATATGAATGCTACTTACACGTATGCAGATTATCTCATGTGGAAACTCAAGGAAAGAGTAGAACTTTTCAGAGGTAAAATTTTGAAAATGAGTCCGGCTCCGTCTCCGATGCATCAAAAAATATCGCAGAAAATAAATCAGGCACTTTATCAATATTTTGAAAAGAGTCCCTGCGAACTGTTTTACGCTCCTTTTGATGTTCGTTTACCAAGTAAAAACGGAGAAATTATCAATGTTGTACAGCCTGATTTGTGTGTGATTTGCGACAGAAATAAAATCGATGACAAGGGTTGTCTTGGAGCACCTGATTTGGTAGTTGAAATTTTATCTCCAGGAAATTCCAAAATGGAAATGAATTTAAAATTCAGTTTGTATGAGGAAGCGGGAGTTTCAGAATACTGGGTTGTAGATCCGAGTGAAAAATTTATTTTAATTTACAGCTTGGAAAACGGAGAATATATCAGCAGAAAACCAGTTGCAGATGGCGAAATACTACAATCGATTCATTTTAAAGATTTAAAATTTTCGACTCAAGATTTGTATGAATTTTAA